ATATTAAATAATTTTAAATGTGTATTTCTGCGACCTCTAATCATTTaactcttttatttttatttttttctctctctccatttatttctctctctagctgtgtGGTCTGGCTCTGATAGTGCTGGGAATTTTGGTTCAGGTGGCTCTCCACAGCACCGTAGTGATCAATAATGTCTCAGCCTCATCAGCCCCCTTGGTCCTCATCGTGGTGGGGGTCATCGTCTTCTTCATCGCCTTCTTTGGCTGCTGTGGAGCCTGGAAGGAGAGCTACTGCATGGTCACCATGGTATGTACACATGCCACATGACAACCTGTATTAGGGGAGGGGGCTGCTGCATGGTGGTCACCCTGGTATTCCAAACAAAACGTAATGTATCCAAACCATTAACAGCATGCATGTTTGATCTTGTTGAAAAGCAGTCTGAACCAACATTTGACAACGCTCCATACTTCTCTTTTACATCTAGGCAACCTTTTATTCTGTAGTGAATGCAGTGTTTGTTACATCCATTGTTACCTGAATTGGAGAAGGATTTTACAGTAGCTCAATCTAAATCCTTATTAATGTTCAGTTCATCAGCTTATCAATGTGTTAAGTCCTTTAATCTTAAAAAAAGGGCTAATAtactcatacatacacacacacacacacacacacacacacacacacacacaaaaagtatatggacaccccttcaaattagtggattcggctattttagccacacctatTGCTGACCGGTATAtacaatcaagcacacagccacgcaatctccatagacgaacattggcagtagaatgaccttactgaagaaatcggtgactttcaacatggcactgtcataggatgccatctttccaacaagtctgccctactagagctgccccggtcaactgtaagtgctgttattgtgaagtggaaacatctaggagcaaccatggctcagccgcgaagtggtaggccacgcaAGTTCACAGAAGGGGactgcagagtgctgaagcgcatagcgtgtaaaaatcgtctgtcctctgttgcaacactcactacagagttccaaactgcctctggaagcaacgtcagcactagAACTGTTCAAGAGCtttgtgaaatgggtttccatggccgagcagccacatacaagcttaagatcaccatgcgcaatgccaagcatctgctggagtggtgtaaagctcgccgccattggactctggcacAGTGGAAACGCCgtctctggagggatgaatcacacttcaccatctggcagtccgacggacgaatctgggttatGGTAGATGCCAGGAGAAGGCTACCTGACCGAatgaatagtgccaactgtaatttTGGTGGCGGgataatagtctggggctgtttttaataGTTTGggccaggccccttagttccagtgaagggaaatcataacactacagcatacaatgacattctagacaattctgtgcttccaactttgtggcaacagtttggggaaggtcctttcctgtttcagcatgacaatgcccccgtgcacaaagcgaggtccaaacataaatgatttgtcgagatcagtgttgaaaaacttgactggcctgcacaaagccctgacctcaacccaactgaacacCCTGGGGATAATTTGGAAGGCCGACTgtcagccaggcctaatcgcccagcaTCCGTGCCCAACTTCACAATTGCTCTTGTGGCtggatggaagcaagtccctgcagcaaatgttccaacatctagtggaaagccttcccagaagagtggaggctgttatagcagaaaagggggggaccaactccatattaatgaccatgattttggaatgagagatttgacgagcaggtgtccacgtacatttggtcatgtagtgtatctatctGAACTCTGCgctaatattttttttatcatataTTTTCTCAAGTTTTCTATCCTTCTGGGTCTGATCATTATCACTGAGATTGGTGCTGCCATCGCTGGATATGTCTTCAGAGGCAAAGTGAGTATACTCATGTATTTCAGGCAGCTTTTTTACACATCTGTGTCTATACAGTAACTGTATGTAcagtctacagactgtctatatAGTATCAACCTAGTTAACAGGTGGAATTACTAAATTATGTTTTTGTCCTCTACTTAGCTGACAGTCATTGTCCATGATGGTCTCAATGACATGGTCACCAAGTACAGCAATGGCACCGCTGAATTCAAGAAGGCCCTGGACAACCTGCAAGTTGACGTTAGTATCAACCATTACATCTGACCGAAGAAACTGACATACATTCGATATTTTTAGGTGTAGTAATGCGAGACACCActaacagtgccttcagaaagtattcataccccttgatttattccacattttgttacagcctgaattcaaaatgctcACCCATCTAcgcacgataccccataatggtaaagtgaaaacatgtcttaaggaattttagcaaatgtattgaaaaattaaatggagaaatatctcattttaaataagtattcacactaatactttgttgaagaacctttggcattaattacagctgtgagtctttctgggtaagtctctaagagctttccacacctggattgtgcaacatttgcccatttaaaaaaaaaatatatatatattcttcaagctctgtcaaatcgaTTGCTgtccattgctagacaaccatattCCGGTCTTGCCATAGGTTTTCTAGTTGATTTAAATCTAaattgtaactcggccactcaggaacgttcactgtcttcttggtaagcaacagcagtgtagatttggccttgttttagatggctgaaaggtgaattaatctcctagTGACTGGTGGAGAGTTGACTGAACCAGATTTACCTCTAGGTTTTTGCCtgcgcttagctccattctgtttcttttttatcctgaaaaacttcccagtccttaacaattacaagcatacccataacatgatgcagccaccactatgcttggaaatatggagagtggtactcggtAATGTATTgggtttgccccaaacataacacgttgtattcaggacaaaacgttaattgctttgacacatttttttgcagtattattttagtGCCATGTTGCACACagtatgcatgttttggaatatttatattctgtacaggcttcctttttacTCTGTCTCAATTAGGttactattgtggagtaactacaatgttgttgatccatcctctgttttctcctatcacagccattaaactctgactgttttaaagtcaccattggcctcatggtgaaatccctgagcggtttccttcctctccagcaactgagttagaaaggctGCCTGTATCTTTGAAAtaattgggtgtattgatacaccatccaaagtgtaatacttcaccatgctcaaagggatattaaatgtcagctttctttttttcttttcacctaccaataggtgcccttttgtgaggcattggaaaacctatggtctttgtggttgaaattcactgctcgactaagagaccttacaattatctgtatgtgtggggtacagagacgagGGAGTCATtcgaaaatcatgttaaacactaataTTGCACagtgtccatgcaacttatgtgacttgttatgcatgtttttactcctgaacttatttaggcttgccataaaggggttgaatacttattgactcaagacattcaaTCTTTTccatgattattattttttttaacattgaaaacatatttccacattttggtgtgtaggccagtgactaatctcaatttaatacattttaaattcgggctgtaacataacaaaatgtggaaaaagtcaaggggtgtgaatactttctgaaggcactgtattgacTCTGCAAATGTGAAGAGACATTTGTCATAATGTTAAGATGCATTGTGTATGTATTTTGGACTTTTTGCTTAATTTGGTACCTCCCCATGTAACATTATTCTATCCTTTTAGTGTGAGTCTTCTATGCCATGTTTATCTTGTCTCGTCTTCTGTTGACATTATTGAGCAATATCCTGCCCTGCTTCCGGTCTGTGTTTCCCCCTCATCTAACCAACAACCTTACTACCTCATTTTGCGGttgtctcttcctccatctgtctACCCGTGTCATGCTCAAACTTATTCTCACCATTCTTGCTGTTCTTCATCCAGCTGAAATGTTGTGGCGTGACCAACGCCACTGACTGGAAAGGCAAGTTCGGGTCTGTGAAAGACTCTGTTCCAGACTCCTGTTGCATCAATGTCACCGCTGGCTGTGGTCAGGGGGCCATGGGGGATGCACTCAAGATACACCAGACGGTAAGGTCCAACCCAGTGGTTGATTTATGAAAATGTGAAATAAAATACCAATTCATCCAAGCAAAAATACCTCCAGAACAGTGTATGGGTCGGGAATGACGTTTCTGTCTCGGATTGCTATGTAGGGGTGTGAAACTGTTGTAGAGAAGCTGTTGAAGAAAAACATCATGTGGGTCATTATAGCAGCACTGGTGATCGCTTTCCTGCAGGTAGgagcaaacacacacaaccaagTATATACATTTGCACATACAAATCCTGGGCTTGGAAGAGCCGCTGGTTGTAGATGCTAGTTCAACACGCACACAATTTTGCATGTTTTCtaactgtgtttttgtgtgttttcagATCATGGGCATCATATTCGCCTGCATGTTGATGGGGGGCATTCGCAGTGGCTACGAAGTCATGTGATCAGTTGGCCAATAGCAGAGGGGAGTGGCTGACAGTCAGTTGCACTGTCAAGTTATGTTCAAACATTTAATTGACttcaataacttttttttttaatttacttaTTCAAGATGTTAACACGTGCCTTTGCACTGATGCCGAATGACTCCTGCCAAGAATATCAATGTTTAGTTATTTTTTTAGaaaattatatttttatttaaatagGGCAGCATTTGCAAATTGCCATTTGCACTTGTTTTTGAAAGTGAAATGTTCTTAACTTTTGAGCATATTCTACTCTAGAATGTATTTTTCATAAAAGCTATTTCATCTGTAATGTCGTTCTTCGTGGTTCCCCAATTTAAGGATTTTTATTAAAGATTTCAGTCAATACCTTTTCAATTTAGTGTTGATTGACTGATGCCCTCTAGTGTTGTCCTAGTGGAGCATCTGCTGTAGAGTCTCACTGAGCAGAACAGTTGACGTAAGTAATCGGTGACAATGCAATGTGCAGATCTAACTCGTTTCTTCTTGCTGTAAATAGCATTTCTCTACATTGACAAGTATTTCAGATAGTACATTTTATTTGACACAATCACCTTAATACACCAGAACAATCTAAAAGGAGTTGAACAAGTAGAAAAAGAATAAGAACATTAGTTTGCATATTTAGTATGAGAATCTTATTGGCAACTTCAAAACCACTGACTATTGATCATTTTAATTGCATTTCATTTTCTCTCCCCCCCCACACAATATTtccaggtaaaaaaaaaacattaacagCACTGTAGCTGTGCAGTTACTCGAAAGGTTCCACCTAAATGAAATGCATTTCCTATCAAGTAAACCGTGCTGTCAAAGCTGAAACATGTTAAGGCCTGTTGAATTGCAGTGTGTCCTTTATAGCGGGTTCAATTCCCAGGACCACATGATTAAAGCATCTGCTGAATGGCATTCCCCAGTGTCTTGCGATTCTGTAACAACATTTCATCTACTCAACTCTCAAAGTTGCTCTTCCCCAATCTGAAAAGCTTACTTATACAGGGGGTTATGGTGGTACAGTACTATGACACCATATGCTCTCAAAAGGCTATGTAGTAGGTGTGGGTTGGAATGTCTGCAGACAATCTATTTTTCCAAATGTAACCTGTATTAATATGGTTAGCTGATCATtgacacacaccaccccccccgCTATGCTCCACATCTTATGTGAAAACATCAGCTTTACAAGTAAACAAAACAACATTCAAGGCTGAGTACTGCACTTGAGCAGAGATTGCAAGTAAGCGTTTCCCTGTACCATTTACAcctgctgtatcctgtgcatgtgacaatttGAGCCTGAAAACATTGGCCAGTAATCACATTTTCCTTCACAAATCCACTACATTAAGTAATCACTTTGTCCTTCTAAAAGTGAGTTGTAAAGCTTGGCATTTCTTCCATTGGTAGATTGCAGATGTTGGGTGAGAGATGGCTGAATTAATGGAAGTGGCAGATCACTCCTTGTTCCTTCCTGTCAATGGTGGGAGGGCTTTGGGTAGTTGGCAGAGAGCAAGACCATACTGTGCACAAGCAGAGACACCTCTGACTCTgggagagagggacatagagagagtCATGAGGACAAACATCACCCTCCCCCACAAATATTTTAATTGAACAGACCACGCTATCAGGAGAGGGAAACAGATTAGATACCTTTCAGGTGAGAGGAGAACTGGAGCCACTGTGAAAGCCATTCCTGACACTGGTTGATGCTGAGACTGCCAGAATCAAGCCCCCTGACATAGCAGGCCTGATGAGACCAGGGTCAAGTTATCAATATGACTAGTATGTGTTTCATTTGTACATGTGGGTTTTTGCTGACATGATTACGTGGGTATAGAAAGTCAATGTTTGCCTTACAGCCTGAAAGACTTTAGTCATTTACACACAGTAACTAACAATATCCAAGTGAGGAAAAACTATTAAAATTAAACTGTAAAATACCCTAGTCGGATGAGTGAATACTTGGTGGAACCACCTTTTGCTTGAATTACAGCCATGAGTCTCTTTGAATACATCTCCACTAACTTTGCACACCAAGACTGAAATATttgcccattcttccttgcagaattGTTCAAGCTCAGTCAAATTGCATGCTGACTGCACTCAAGTCATTCCACAGATTCGATTGGGATTAGGTTGGCGCTCTGACTagggcactcaaggacattcacctTCTTGTCCTTCAGCCACTGTATGGTTGCTTTGTGTTGTCATGGTTCACGTTTCAACATCTTCCCATTTTCAACTTCCTGGCAGAGGTCTAGGTTCTCAAATCTGTTTATATTTCACTGTTCATTTTCCTTTCTATCCTGACAAGTgctccagtccctgctgatgagacacccccacaacaggatgctgccactGTAGGCGTGGTGGTCTTTGGGTTTTCGCCAGACATATCGTTTTGCGTTCAGGCCAGAAAGTTCAATTTGTCTCATCTGGCCAAAGCACCTTTTGCTACTTGGCCTCAATCTACAATGTGCTTTTTGGCAAAGCTCAAACGAGACTTcatgtggatttttttttttaggagcgGTATTTTTCTTGCCACCCTCACATAGAGGCCAGATTTGTGGAGCACTTGATAGTGGTCACATGCACACATTAACCAGTctttgccataaaggcctgaagcGCCTTCAAAGTCACCATTTGGTTTCTTGGTAGCCTCTGATCAGTCTCCTTGCCCGGTCATCCAATTTGGAGGGACGGCCTGATTATGCTGGGTCTGGGAGGTGCCATATGCCTTCCACTCCTTAATAAATGGTCGAAACTGTGCTCCGAGGGATAGACAAAGCCTTTGAAATCCTTTCACATCCATACCCTGACTTGTGCCTTTACACAACTTTCTCAGATCTTTTGAAAGTACCTTTTCACCCATTGTGGATTCTTTGCTTTGAAATGCACTACTAAGCAGTGGAGTCCTCTATGAACAACTGCTTTTATTCTGAACTAATCAAAGTCACTACAATTGATCACAGATGGAAGCCAATCAGCTTGATTTGTGATCTGGAAGGTGGTTGGTTATACCTCAAAGTTCACAATTGCAACTCTAAGGGGGGGGAACTTATCCAAATAGGGTATTTtactattaatacattttcagagtttgagaagaaaaaaaatacttgGGATATTGTGGATTGTGTGTAAATAAAGCTGGAAAAAGTCATTGTTTTCATTtcaggctgtaaggtaacaaaaggTGAACATTTTGAAAGGGGGTGGTGACTTGCTATTCCCACTGTATTTACTAGGAGGTCAAGCGATGTGCACTGACCTGTCTCAGCTCAGAGTCATCCAACTGGTGCAGGCCATGTCTGCTGAGAGCACGGTCCAGCTGTAGCAGCTCTATGGCGTGGCTGTTCAGTCGAGTGCCAATCATGGGAGTTGGGAGGCGGGGAGTCAGGAAGAACAGGGGACAGAGTtgcctctggagagagagagggacttatGTTGATGTAATATTTTTCAGCTGAGACAAATACAGTGAGTctgatacagtaccagtcaaaagtttggacctactcattcaagtgtttattttctacattgtagaatagtgaagatgtcaaaactatgaaataacacatggaatcatgtagtaagcaaaaaagtgttaaatcaaaatattttatgagattcttcaaagcagccaccctttgccttggcgacagctttgcacacttggcattctttcaaccagcttcataaggtagtcacctggaatgcatttcaattaacaggtgtgccttgttaatttgtagaatttctttccttaatgcgtttgagacaatcaggtgtgtcatacagaagatagccctatttggaaaaataccaagtccatattatggtaagaacagctcaaataagcaaagagaaacaacagtccaatactttaagacataagTCAGTCAAACCGGAACATTTTTAAATCACAAAAACCactaagcgctatgatgaaactggctctcctcggaagacccagagttacctctgcggcagaggataagttcattagagttaccagcctcagaaattgcagcccaaataaatgcttcagagctcaagtaacagaaacgtctcaaaatcaactgttcagaggagactgcgtgaatcaggccttcatggtcaaattgctccaaaggacaccaataatacttgcttgggccaagaaacacaagcaatggacattagaccagtggaagtgagatttctggttccaaccactgtgtctgtgtggttcccactgaagcatggaggaggtgtaatggtgctttgcttgtgacactcTCCGCTTAATTtataattcaagacacacttaatcagcatggctaccacagcattctgcagcgatacgccatcccatctgttttgcgcttagtgggactatcatttgtttttcaacaggacaatgacacaacacacctccaggctgtgtaagggctatttgaccaagaaggagagtgatggagtgctgaatcagatgacctggcctacacaatcacctgacctcaacccaattgagatggtttgggatgaattggaccgcagagaaggaaaagcagccaacaagtgctcagcatatgtgggaactctttcaagactgttagGAAAGAATTCTAGGTGAAACTagttgagaatgccaagagtgtgcaaacctgtcaaggaaaagggtagctactttgaagaatctaaaatatattttgatttgtttaacacttttttggttattacattcTTCCAtttgtgttctttcatagttttgatgtcttcactattattctacaatgtagaaaatagtaaaaaataaactcaaatgagtagctgtgtccaaatgtctgactggtactgtacatgcagtAAACCCATGGACTCATGTTTTAGGGAATTTCTGAATAAAGACTACTAGGAAAAACTGACCATCTGATTTGCGTTTATTCTCTTGATACTCAGGGGAGCTCCAGAAAACAAGCCTCGAATTGCCTGGATGTCAGATATGTTAGGGTGTACCCCACTTTGCACCTAAAAAACACATGGACTGGTCAgacattgttattttactgctgctcgtCAATCATGTTACTTTCATTTCTTATATTTtttggtatttaaaaaaaaaatgcattgttggttagggcttgtaagtaagcgtttcactgtaaggtatttggcgcatgtgacaaataacattttatttgacatCAGTGTCTAGAGGCATTTATTAGCTGCATTAGTCATCTATGGGAAAACATCCATGTTTGCCCAACAAAATGTTGGCCAATGGACACATTTGAACATCTGACGTATGCAAGGGAGGGGTTAAGTGTTTCTGTATCACCCGCCTTGTTGCAGAGGTCTAGTAGGCTGATCTTTAGGCGGCCATCTTTGACATGTGAACCTGCACTCTCAAGACCCTTCAGCACAGCCCAGTGGTGCTGGGCCCTGTGGGAATGGTTCACTTCCTGGAACTCAGTCTGCTGCTGGGGGGTCCAGAAGTGGCGGATCAGGAGCTGGCGGGGGAAAAGGTACCTGGTTGTgaaaaagagaggagggaagcagagggaggaggggcagATGGAGGAATATGTAAGGCAGGGAGATGAAGGGAAGACAGGACACAAGGGGGGGTTAATACATTGTAAGGGGGGCACAATGTATTATCATTGGGggcatactgtatgtttacaatGATTTATCAACCTTTTAACTCCCATTGACTTGAGAATTAGGCTATTTTGTAActaaatatttacattttagtcatttagcagacgctcttatccagagcgacttacagtagtgaatgcatacatttcatttcatgcattatgAATCAAAGGAGGATGTTGAGGAGATGACTGAAATTAACTCACATTAGGACAAAAACCAGGTAGTTGGCAAATGGAGGAATAGAAATTAACAGCAGTGGAATGGCTTTGATCATGTCTCTGCGAAACTGAAAAACAAAGAAAGGTAAAGTTATAATTTACTATAACCCATGCTAAGGAACTTTTCAGACTTGGACATGCAGACATAATAAAAGTAGTACTATGTATTGCAGGTCAAAGTGTTACAGTTCAAAGCCTTTAATGCAGATTAAAGACTGCTAACCACATTATCAAGAACTTTCCTTGTTATTCAAGTGTATGCCCTAGCCTCGACCGACCTGCCTGAGTTTCTCCATATCACGATAGGGCAAGTCCTGGACTTTGACACTGTTGGTGAGCATCCTTGTTTTTATCACCGTCACCTCTTTGGCATCTTGGAAAAGGAGTTGAATACCTGAAAAATTATAATACAAAAGATGGCTAATTTTCAGTGTACTGGCAGCACAGAAGCCTGCCTATGTGATGCATGGAATTGTTACATATTGAGCTAGGCCACCTGTGTGTTATTTTGCCTTCAAACGTGAGATCTTATTGGTTTACTGTATCTAGATAATTTTGCTAAGGTaatgtagatctgtaaatagatacAAATAAAGAGATGCATTATGTCAAACAAAGGATAAACTGAGGCGGCTTGACTACCAATCAATATCACTTATaaggtttaacatagttatatggCAAGTAGAGTCTCACCTTTCGTAAAAGTGTGATAGAGAACATAAAACCGAGGAAAATATCTTTGGAGGAAGAGTTCATATTTGGCATTGGCCCCTTGCAGCCTTGACACAATTTGCAGGCCAATCCCTAGCCTGGATTTGGGGGATGAGTAGTGTCTGTAAAAGGACACAAAACGATTGTAATGAAACAAGAGCGGCTCATACGGTCAAGTACTTAAGAGTTTGACTCGTCTTTAAAAGTAGTACTGTTTGTATGACAACTCAGACAGTAtcaaaataagattttttttaaaaacagaaCTTTAATATGACAAGCTGGTTCAGATCTATTTGTGCCGACTTATGTCCAACAACTCTCGTAGTCGTTGTCAGGCCAAAAATGTAACGTTAGCATTCAAAATGTTGCACAGCTAGCCTTTATCTGACAGTGAACAGTGGTTGGGTGTTGCCCAGATCGAACAGTCAAGGAGTTTACTCCAGAGAAGTGCCACATAACAACGACTCGACAACATCACGATACAAGTATATAACATCTTGCATGGGTTTTCATACCTTGCTCCAGAGGTGGCCGTGAAAGAGGAGTATATAACTGTAACCCCATTAGTTCTGATTCCGTACAAATCCACAGAGAAACGGCGGCACACCCCCGCACAGGACAGCGCCATTTTTAGAAGGGCAGATTGACAGCTTCTCTCTGCGTGATTGTCTGTATGATTACCGTAATGTACGCAATGTTTACCGTGCCGCAGTCTagcaacattttgttatgttgctAAATTCTAGCATGATGactaaaactatactgaacaaaaatatacgactcaaactatactgaacaaaaatatgaatgcaacatgtaaaatgttggttccatgttttatgagctgaaataaaagatctcagaaatgttccatacccacaaaaatgtctctcaaatgttttgcgcaaatttctttacatccctgttagtgagcatttctcctttgccaagataatccatccacttgacaggtgtggcatatcaagaagctgattaaacagcacaatcattacacaggtgcaccttgtgctggggacaataaaaggccactcatttggcagtaggtccaacctgcatcacaaccacagaccacgtgtaaccacgccagcccaggacgtcCATATCTTGCTTCTTCACTTGCGgggaacattaggaacaccttcctaatatcgaGTTGCAAGCCCCCCCCTCCCCAGGACTGAGAAAGGCAGAATGAATTACATAAGTTTAAGTTAAGAGGCACTCTGGCAGTTATTATGTTTTATATAGATGCATGCTATATATTATTCTCCCGAGTGGcgaagcagtctaaggcactgcatctcagtgcaagaggcgtcactacagtccctggtttaaatccaggctgtatcacatccggctatgattgggagtcccatagggcggcgcacaattggcccagcgtcgtccaggtttgaccagggtaggccgtcattgtaataagaatttgttcttaactgacttgcctagttaaaggttaaataaaatgttactTCACTTTGACTCATTGACTATGCACATTTGAGAAAATAAATCACATTGACTATTTTGTTTGACTATAAATGCATGGTTTGTAACCTAACCTTTGACATGGTGATTGGTGTTTGTGTTCCCCTTTTGTAATATGATTTTTGCGGAAGTGTTTCCTTATACAAACTCTGCATGTAGGCTGTTAATGTATGTTCCTGACGCCCTCCTGCAGAGAGATTAAGATATTCCACGGTATtcaacctgcccagggactgcggttg
The DNA window shown above is from Salmo salar chromosome ssa13, Ssal_v3.1, whole genome shotgun sequence and carries:
- the LOC106567183 gene encoding CD63 antigen — translated: MGVEGRMKCVKYLLFFFNFIFWLCGLALIVLGILVQVALHSTVVINNVSASSAPLVLIVVGVIVFFIAFFGCCGAWKESYCMVTMFSILLGLIIITEIGAAIAGYVFRGKLTVIVHDGLNDMVTKYSNGTAEFKKALDNLQVDLKCCGVTNATDWKGKFGSVKDSVPDSCCINVTAGCGQGAMGDALKIHQTGCETVVEKLLKKNIMWVIIAALVIAFLQIMGIIFACMLMGGIRSGYEVM
- the letmd1 gene encoding LETM1 domain containing 1 isoform X1 — translated: MALSCAGVCRRFSVDLYGIRTNGVTVIYSSFTATSGARHYSSPKSRLGIGLQIVSRLQGANAKYELFLQRYFPRFYVLYHTFTKGIQLLFQDAKEVTVIKTRMLTNSVKVQDLPYRDMEKLRQFRRDMIKAIPLLLISIPPFANYLVFVLMYLFPRQLLIRHFWTPQQQTEFQEVNHSHRAQHHWAVLKGLESAGSHVKDGRLKISLLDLCNKVQSGVHPNISDIQAIRGLFSGAPLSIKRINANQMRQLCPLFFLTPRLPTPMIGTRLNSHAIELLQLDRALSRHGLHQLDDSELRQACYVRGLDSGSLSINQCQEWLSQWLQFSSHLKESEVSLLVHSMVLLSANYPKPSHH